In one window of Clavelina lepadiformis chromosome 4, kaClaLepa1.1, whole genome shotgun sequence DNA:
- the LOC143452535 gene encoding uncharacterized protein LOC143452535 — translation MEVNMKQKQVPFCILLLNLFMLLTSSQGCPLGCKCNTDLKQASCVAIDLDNVPKHLPLFIEKLDLSKNSIRTVGMGSFPRQIKLIRLDLTNNRLTTLHEKSLNSEKSEMIKSLKWLSLKSNRLTEMPTDALVGLAKLDELSLANNQIKSLSSFAFDGLVDLQTLDLSKNKISSIANDAFRSLNNVKQLDLSSNQLITLSPSLFQHLTSLTRLNLSRNTLTKIHPEALTHFPRLQELHFSANRIQVLQDETFTYLAELLILDFSRNEITKIHSNAFQGLTRLVNLNLSHNMLTSIINDAGSYCLFNGMRSLRVLRLDSNRITSLPEKAAAWNGLNALSELHLSDNLISKFPILEENTRLPRLTLLEFSSNRLSLFNTSAFAAFPALERVDLSQNVISDVRSDAFAANIMLRDINLQGNKIKIPYATWTLGKQQRIDSRGHKRVSCVAHLADNPWICDCHALAFASSISNLNSQSDDSAKVYVNTDVMICDAPSKYKGQSLTEFSENTSLDCDVKPPPDNNLLVLTILILIFFGAFLIFSSRLPLKAIFPIYIQKSTKPISKYL, via the exons atgGAAGTTAACATGAAGCAGAAACAGGTCCCATTTTGCATTCTTCTTCTCAACTTGTTCATGCTGTTGACGTCATCGCAAGGGTGCCCGCTTGGTTGCAAATGCAACACGGACTTAAAACAAGCCAGTTGTGTGGCTATAGACTTGGACAACGtaccaaaacatttgcccttATTCATTGAG AAATTGGATCTTTCCAAGAACAGCATAAGAACCGTGGGTATGGGATCCTTTCCACGTCAAATCAAGCTAATTAGGTTGGACTTAACAAACAACAGACTCACAACCTTGCACGAAAAGTCACTTAATTCAGAGAAGTCAGAGATGATCAAGTCGTTGAAGTGGTTATCTCTCAAGTCAAACAGACTGACCGAAATGCCAACAGATGCCTTGGTCGGGTTGGCAAAGCTAGACGAGCTATCATTGGCTAATAATCAAATCAAGAGTTTGTCATCCTTTGCATTCGACGGCCTCGTCGATTTACAGACTTTGGATCTttcgaaaaacaaaataagcaGCATTGCGAATGATGCGTTTAGA AGCCTCAACAACGTGAAGCAACTGGATCTTTCGTCAAATCAACTCATCACTCTCTCACCCAGCTTGTTTCAACATTTAACGTCATTAACACGA CTTAACCTTTCTCGAAACACCCTGACGAAAATACATCCCGAAGCTTTGACCCATTTTCCACGGCTCCAGGAGCTCCACTTTTCCGCAAATCGGATCCAAGTTCTTCAAGATGAAACGTTTACTTACTTAGCTGAATTGCTTATCCTGGATTTCAGCCGAAATGAGATAACGAAGATACACTCCAATGCGTTTCAA ggTTTGACCCGCTTGGTAAATCTAAATCTGAGTCACAACATGCTGACGTCAATCATTAATGACGCAGGCAGCTATTGTCTATTTAATGGTATGCGATCACTTCGTGTTTTGCGGCTTGATTCGAACAGAATTACGTCACTTCCGGAGAAGGCGGCCGCGTGGAACGGACTGAATGCTTTGTCAGAGCTGCACCTGTCCGATAACCTCATTTCTAAGTTTCCGATTTTGGAGGAAAACACGAGATTGCCACGATTAACTTTGCTGGAATTTAGCTCCAATcgactttcattgtttaacacTTCCGCATTTGCTGCATTTCCCGCGCTCGAACGCGTTGATTTAAGTCAAAATGTGATCAGCGACGTCAGAAGTGACGCATTTGCAGCCAACATTATGTTGAGAGACATCAACTTGCAGGGAAACAAGATAAAAATTCCATACGCTACTTGGACGCTTGGGAAACAACAGAGAATCGACTCAAGGGGCCATAAGCGTGTTTCTTGTGTAGCGCACCTGGCGGACAACCCTTGGATATGCGACTGCCACGCGTTGGCGTTTGCGAGCTCCATTTCAAACTTAAACTCGCAAAGCGATGACTCAGCTAAAGTTTACGTTAATACTGACGTAATGATTTGTGACGCACCAAGCAAGTACAAAGGTCAAAGTTTGACCGAATTTTCGGAAAATACGTCGTTAGATTGTGACGTCAAGCCACCGCCTGATAATAACTTGCTGGTGttgacaattttaattttgatatttttcggagcttttttaattttttcgtcAAGGTTACCACTGAAAGCAATATTTCCTATTTATATCCAAAAATCAACGAAACCTATATctaaatatttatga